DNA from Chaetodon trifascialis isolate fChaTrf1 chromosome 14, fChaTrf1.hap1, whole genome shotgun sequence:
TAACATACAATCTGCTTTCAATTAgtttatttgaaaaaatgtgaaagccTCTGCTAAAAATGAGATATGATTACTTGGTGTGTGCACGAAAAGGGATTACAGGTCACTGACAAGTCATTCCTGTGTGGTTTGGCAGACGGCATACTGAACACAAGTCAGATGATGGTGGTCATATCCACAGTGGAGCAGTGGTCCTCTTTCAAGTCCCTGCTGCAGGACAGCTCTGGGGATAAACATCTCCAGTTAACCTGTAGCTCTCAGGGATCAAATCAAGCCTGCGCCTTGACGGTGGACGGCCGCTCGATCAGCTTGCATTATGCAGACTTAAaacaagacatgacagaggagGGCATCAGCCAGGCTATACATGGCTGCTTAAAGTCCTGCACAGGTAGAATCAGTACATTTCTGCTCCTGATCCAAGGTGGACATTATGCAACGAGGGAGAGAAGAATGATAGAGATACTGCAGGCACATTTTGGAGCTGAAGCTTTAAAATACCTGGTCGTCCTCTCTTTGGAAGATGGAGAGATTGCTGACACATTGGACGACGCCCTCCTGGAGCTGATCAACATGTGTGATGGAAGATACTGTCGAATCACATCATCAGCAGCGAGAGACAAAGCGGGCGCTCTACTCGAGATGGTCGACTACATGCTGACTGAAAACGGTGTGACTGGCTACACGGAAACCATGCTGACTGAAGCCAAGAAAAGCAGCACCGAAGACTCAGCGATGAAGATGCTGAAACAGAAGGTGCAAGAGGCCCAGGAGAAGGAGCAGGCCTACAAGCAGCTGGTTAAAcaacaggagcagaggagagcgaAAGAGATGGAGGCGCTGAAGGCGAAACATgctgaggaaagaaagaaggaggcCGCTGAAAAAGGGCAATatgaaacaaaaagagagagccTGGAGGAGGCTGTGATAAGCCACAGAGCCATGCTGCAGCTCCAGATGAGCGCCACCGATGGTAAGTCTTCAAGAGTTTCATTATcagaagataaagaaaaacacagatctGTCTATTTCCTGTACTCCAGCAATGCAGTACAGTTACTGCAACAGGACGTCTGACTTTCTAAACTTTTATTTCATGGGGGAACATTTAGAAAAACATTTGATgtagaaaacagcagaaacccTTTAAGAACGTGTTGCTACGCCACCAACGTTCAGATGCAGAAACTTTGCCCACTAGGGGGTGATAGAGTTACACATGGATAAGGGCCATGCATCGCTTGCCATCTACAGTATTGAGTATCAGAAATGTCCAGTTGTGGGTGTACAAGTCGGTGGTATTCTTACTTTCTACCTTTTCCTTCTGAAAATGCTTTCTGACGGCcagtttccttttctttttctgctttaagATGATGACACAAAAAAGCTGGCAGTCATCCTGTTGGGTCTCTCTGGCAGCGGGAAGACTTCTGCCCTGAGTGTAATTCTGGAGCGAGTAGGTAACCAGTACTCAGTTAATGGGCCGAGTCAGGAACCCCCTCAGCCCACCTTGTCTTGTGAGAGAAAAGAAGTTTTCGTAGCAGGGAGGCAGCTCATCCTGGTGGACACCCCCGAGCTGTGGGACGAGGATGAGGTGGAAAATGTGGAGCTGGTAAAGGACTGCTTGGCTCTGTCCCTACCTGGGCCCCATGTCTTCCTGCTGGTGCTCCAAGTGGGGCGCTTCACCCAGGGCGAGTGCGAGATGCTGGCGCACCTGCAGAGGATCTTTGGGCGAGACTTCACAGAGCACGCCATCGTCCTCTTCGTTCGCTCTGATGGCAACCAGCACAGGCCTCAGAGGATCAACGATTACGTGGCTGGAGCCCATGCAGCCCTCCAGGGTCTCATCAGGAAGTGCGGGAGCCGCTATTATGAGCTGAATGTTGCAACGTCCCACAATGCCCTGAGCTACCCTCAGGTGAATGACCTGCTCTCGGGAATGAACAAGCTGGTGGCTTCACATGGAGGCCGCTCCTGCGCAGTGAGGAGATTTTctgagcaggagctgcaggagaggaggaaagtgattgaggagaggaaggagggggctTTAGAAGTCAACTACTTATTAAGAGACGCTTGATGTCTGCACTCAGAGGCACagagcacaaaaacagcaaccTGTAACCTGTACAGTGTGATAATCCAGTACAACATGCATGCAGGATTTTGCATTGGATTGAATTACACCTCTTTTAAATTgtatatttttaatgattttcttgcagagagttgcCACTGGGGGCGCTCTACATGGGTGAATTTCACAAAATCTCCAACCCTTGCAGTTAAAGGGGGTTATGCAGATGAGACATACATTCAGCTTTTAGAAAACacagacttcacacagacattgaAGTATCAGTCTCATTAAATCAGAATGATGATTAAATTTTGCAttgtgaatgaaaataaattccTTGCGGTGTGGGGATTTTCCAGAGCACAACATGTCAGGAATTATTCATGTCCATGCTTATCTGTATgaagcagagaggggaggaaaagaagtACAGCTGCCGGGTTGATTTACTTTTGGAAATTGATATGAGACCTTATCTGACAGGTTTCTGAGATTTATTTGTTGATATTTTGATTGCCTAACTTACATCCTCAAACACCATCCTGCAGATGATACAGCTGATacaactgcatgaaaacaaatgttgtcTCGATTTAATCATAGCAGTTCTAATGTCTTGTAATTTTACACATTAATCATCTTATTATTTGCAGTTAGCTGATCTTTTTTTTACTCATACCATTATTTTATAAGATTTTTGAACCTTTTGTGTTGATATTTTATCTTTGCAAATCTATATTTTACTGCATCTGCTGTTTATTGTACAAGATACTAAACAACTCAAGACAGACAAGACATGTGAATGTGATCAACAGTTATTTATTGATTCTTTCATAAAGTGATTTGATAAAATGATGAGGAATGTATTCTGGTTAATCTGTTTGTACAGGTGGTAGTAGTACGTTCACCATGCTGGAGATCCATCTCTGGAGACATGCTTTAGATGCAAATATCACACACATTAGCTTAATATCAAAGTAGAATAATCACTGACTCAGTAGAAGCATGATTGTGGCAGAAACATGGTCGATAACTACTGTAATAAGTGTAACGCTTGCTGTCCTTTCTTTAGCTGCTCGGGTCCTGGGTcgcagcaggctgcaggcccaTGGTGCTGTCAATCCACTCGGTGTAGTGGGAGATGACAGTGTAAATTCCAGGCTTTTTAACTTGGCCACACTTCTTTCCTCCATTGGAAGTGATGCCCACTGCAATGCCATTGTAGAGCAGAGGGCCTCCAGAGTCACCCTGAAaggcaacaaacacacaggaagaacaGGTCTTTAACAGGAAGTTACAgtatttaaacctgcattcattTGGCAGGAAGCACTGACATGCTGAAGTGTAACATCTGTTCACCATGTTCACTATCTTAGATTAGCGTGCTAACATTCCTAAGCTGTTATAAATAAGGAGATAAGACCAGACACATATGTAAGTCCAGGTTTCTCTTGGCAGAGTGTTTGATTTCTGCTTTTGGGGAGGCAGCATGTTTTTGGCTGTTAAAGGTCCGGTGTGCACAGCTTAGTGGcctctagtggtgaggttgcacaCTGCAACCCAGTGAATACCTCTAACCTCACCCTTTCTTTTCAAAGCATGTACGAGGACCTGTGGTGGCTGTGAAACTTGGGAAACACATGAAAGGCGCTTCCTAgggtcagtgtttggtttgtccctcCAGGGCCACTATAGTCTGTGCAAGAGCGCCCGCTTCCTCTGTAGATATAGAGCTCATTTTAagttaatgaaaacagaacaatcctagttttcaggtgattatacaccgATGAAAACATACTGAATATCACATGCTATTTCTTCGATATTCTCCCTGTAGATCACCTTAAATCTGACGCTCTGGTCCTTTAAGTGTTGTTCTGTTACTTCTGTAGAATTGATCATATGTGACATCAGAATTTCAGTTTAAGGATTTACAGAGTCCCATTTTGAGATTTCTTCAGCTTTCTTGCCTCTATTCTAACTGTGATTCTTCAGTTCTTTTTCATAGCTGGACAATAACGTTGGCATTGGTAAAGAATATGTGGTTTATGTGAGCCTGGCCCATAACAACATCAGATGTTTTGCCATAAAGTCCGTGCAGTGTTACTCACAGAGGAAAGATGATGTCATTTGTGTAGTTTTcaagtgaaaataaaaccacGGCGGTCTAAATTTACTAAAGGTACTTTTAATTTTTCATGCGGTCTATCCCATTTGTTGACAGCCATGTCTAGTAGAGGAGAAGGAAGTGGATCTTACATCGCAGCTGTCTTCTTTCTTGTATGGGTGGTCGCAGGGGTCCGGGCACACTCTATGTGCACATATCATGTtgtttgtgaactttctgccAAAGTAGTCGCTACGTCTGCACCGAGCCGAGCTCATCACATCCATGACCACCTCTTTGAGCCTGTCCGGTCTGGACCCCAGGTTATCGAGGGATCCCCAGCCAGCTGTTTCAACCTCTGCATCCGTGTCGGGGTTCGTGCCGCCTGCTCGCAGGTATTCCACAGCTTTAATGGCTTCAGAGGCGTTAAACGGACGATCCAACTGCAAAAATCACAAAGAAACGCTccaaaatccttttttttattctttttaggAAGCTCTGTCTCGAGATCTGTGGTTGACTTGCTCACTGAAATAGAGATACATAACAAAATCTACACTTACCTTAATTAAAGCGATGTCATTATCGTAGTTCGACATGCTGAAGTCTGGGTGGTTGTAAAGCTCCAAAATATCAAACGTCTGCTTTGTCTCTTCAGGTTCACTCAGAGAATGAACACCCAGCACGACTTTCCTCCCATTTGGCCTGAAAATACAGTAATAATCGCAGTAATAATGTAGTATTAAGTACTCTTCAAAACTTACTATTATATGATAATAGATTCTATCAAATAAATATTCtaatcatgaaaagaaaagaaaagagctgaGCCACATCAGctctcacacagaaaacatggagaataaatattttatgaaaaCTTGCTCTGGACCAAACATCCTCCATCATTCATTATcttgtactttgtgtttctcACACAACAAGCTACACTGCTGACGGTTAGAAGAAGGCTGCCTCACCCTGTTGGCAGGCAGTGCACTGCAGTCATCACCCACTGATCCGCAATCACAAACCCTCCACACTCGTGCTTCAGACTCTCTCCTTCTGGCACCTGGATGGAGGCCATGTAGGGCCGAGAGTGTGGAGCCGCCTCCCTGCCACCGATTATACCCTCACCTGAAACgatcaaaacacactgaacacagtAATATAAAGCATTGCATGGGAAGGCACAAAGTCGGAATAATGAGCAAATGATTAAGCATAAGGTAAAATCTTAAGAATAATACAAGTATAGATTTGCAGAAAAAGACATTggtgacacaataaaacactgaaaatccaAACCAATGGACGTGAATGTCATGAAGCAAAACCAAAGAGATGAATCAAAGACTCACTGTGTGAAATGagggcaaaaacaaaaacagcagcagccgccACAACGTCTTTCTCTGACACCATGATGTCGGTTTAACTGAACCAAAACCAGCGactttggtgttttaaaggCTCCCAgtagaaagagaggaaacataAATCAAGCAGATATGGTGCAAGACACAAGTGGGAGTCTGACGATCCTTCTGTTCCCTGTTTCCtggaatgaaaaacaggaaagcaAACAACATGTTCGCTGATAACTCTTACTGAGACAGATGCTTTCTTCTTGGAAAGCTCTGTTACATCtatagattagattagattagattagattcagctttattgtcatcgtcagagtgcaacacagagacaaagaaatgcagctGGGCATCTaaacagaagtgcaaatagtcaaaAGCAAATTTCTttaggacagacaggcagacagacagacagacagacaggcagacagacagacagacagacagacagacagacaggcaggcaggcagacagacagacagacagacagacagacagacagacagacagacagacagacaggcagacaggcagacagacaggcagacagacagacagacagacagacagacagacagacagacagacagacagacagacagacagcagcagaaatggtGCAGAAAGTTTCACTTTCATGTGGTTTAATGACTTAATGTCAGTTTACATAATGCTGAGATTTGCATGAGCGCCCTTGACCTCGCACACTTAAACACAACACCCACAAGAGGAGGAcattatcttcttcttcttaccgTAAATCCGgcaggaaaacatgaaacagagcCAATCTGGAACAAATcagcacattttacacattttgcaATGACGGCGGGTCAGAAACGACCGCAGCAGCCAACAATAAGCTTGTCCATTGCACTGTTCTGTGCACAGACACAACACTGtagagtacacacagtatatgcACAAACCTGTGAGAgtgtcctgcagagagaggacagatcATTCAGCATGTCTTTGCTTAGCATCTTAGATGTGACCTCTTAATATTGGATGTTGCAGTCGGGCACTTTCTGTGCATTGCAAGAATGCAGTTTCAATACAATATGATTTAAATCTCTAAACAaagaacacatgctgcattaAATGAGCGTGCAAATCATCAATTATTAACAGATGAAACATCTCAGCAGTTCAGTTTGATTGTATACAAAAGCTGTGGCCACACTtgtccacagaggacagatTGGAGACTTTTTGAAGACCTAAATCTGAGTTCTGAAAGTCATAACATGCACGGAGGTGCAGACTAAAACGGCCTTCAGTGACAAACGTTCGCCTGCGACCTGATTGGATTGACAGCTGGTGTACTACAGCTGGTCTGCAGTGGTTTTAAGTCACTCAGTGAACTTTTATTTGCAGTCATTTTGGGCCAGCGCAGAGGCAGCAGCACCTGAACAGAGATACTGCAGGCGATGGAAAGGAATTCCTCGCTGTCTTCAGCacgacagagagaaaaaggccCAGACATGAACAGAACCAGACAGCAGACATCACCCCCTCCAGGCTTCATTAGAAAGGTGACAAAAGATTGATAAGTTATTACAGCAGGAGAGGGAACCTCACCTTCCTATCCACCAGGGAACACACaggttcagagaaaacacacttttccaACATGATTCTGGCATGCGAAAAACAATTTCGCATCTAAATGTTCTCAGAGATGATGCAACCCATGAAGCTCTCAGCTCGAAGCACAACATGTCTCTCTCCGAAAACACCGTTCAGGTCATGATGTCACTTGCCAAAGGGTTTTATACGCAGCGTCTAAGCGCTGACATTAGCAAAGACTATAATTGTAGTGTCGTGAACGATCCTCTCTGTCTTGAATTAAATATTACACCCTGACTTCCACCTGTCTTTACCTTTTGTCTTTTACTTTGGCACCGGTTTGATGTTACTTGTCCGGACAAACTGCGCCTCTTGCACAGAACTCAACCCATGGATTTGTTTCTGCTTCCAGAGCAGCTCTGAGAAGTGTTTGTTTAACTGAAACTCCTCGGCTGCTGTTTGGACAGAATAATCCTGTTGTGAACTTGGGAAGAAATATTGCCCTCGGTCTGGGAAAATTTCTGTATGGCTGATTATATTTGAGGTGGAGGTGCAGGGGAAGAGAGGCCTTCCAGGAGATTTAGAAGTCAAATATTTTACCCAGGGAAATACAGcgatgttgttttgtttcagccaAGGTCTGTTGCACCTGGTGATTACTTTGTATTGGTTGTCTTGTCAGCTTTGGTTTGCCACGCTGTGCAGCTCGGCGGTTTTCGATGGACTGTGTGTAGATACACGTGAATACGGCTCTGTGTTGCTTCGctctaatgaaaacacactttcagaAAAAAGCCTCTGTGCTCTCCATGAACAGGTTGTAGCTCTGCAGCCCACATCAGTAATTATACTGTGACACTATACTGTTAGAGTTTCTGGTGGGTTTGGAGACCATCctgtaaacaaaaagaaagacgtCTGGAAGGACTACTGTTTCACTCAGACAGGAAGTTTAGCTTTACCTTCATCCTGTGTGACTGCATGACAGCACCACTGCAATAAACAGCTTTCTGATTCAGTGTGACAAAGTGGATTTTACAGATTTTGTCACAGTCTGCTATGAACAAACAACTCTACCCTGCTACGTTATGCACAGATGCTACTGCTACCAAAAACCATTGTGTGTCAGCACGATCATAAGATGCAGCTCCCATTTTAGTCAAGTCAAAAAAGTTcaaaagcaaaatcaaaatcaagcaAAATCAAGCAAAATCAAAACTAAAACAGGTTGAAAACTTTAGatattgctgattt
Protein-coding regions in this window:
- the LOC139341798 gene encoding GTPase IMAP family member 8-like, with the protein product MSHNGILNTSQMMVVISTVEQWSSFKSLLQDSSGDKHLQLTCSSQGSNQACALTVDGRSISLHYADLKQDMTEEGISQAIHGCLKSCTGRISTFLLLIQGGHYATRERRMIEILQAHFGAEALKYLVVLSLEDGEIADTLDDALLELINMCDGRYCRITSSAARDKAGALLEMVDYMLTENGVTGYTETMLTEAKKSSTEDSAMKMLKQKVQEAQEKEQAYKQLVKQQEQRRAKEMEALKAKHAEERKKEAAEKGQYETKRESLEEAVISHRAMLQLQMSATDDDDTKKLAVILLGLSGSGKTSALSVILERVGNQYSVNGPSQEPPQPTLSCERKEVFVAGRQLILVDTPELWDEDEVENVELVKDCLALSLPGPHVFLLVLQVGRFTQGECEMLAHLQRIFGRDFTEHAIVLFVRSDGNQHRPQRINDYVAGAHAALQGLIRKCGSRYYELNVATSHNALSYPQVNDLLSGMNKLVASHGGRSCAVRRFSEQELQERRKVIEERKEGALEVNYLLRDA
- the cfd gene encoding complement factor D, which produces MVSEKDVVAAAAVFVFALISHSEGIIGGREAAPHSRPYMASIQVPEGESLKHECGGFVIADQWVMTAVHCLPTGPNGRKVVLGVHSLSEPEETKQTFDILELYNHPDFSMSNYDNDIALIKLDRPFNASEAIKAVEYLRAGGTNPDTDAEVETAGWGSLDNLGSRPDRLKEVVMDVMSSARCRRSDYFGRKFTNNMICAHRVCPDPCDHPYKKEDSCDGDSGGPLLYNGIAVGITSNGGKKCGQVKKPGIYTVISHYTEWIDSTMGLQPAATQDPSS